One Diospyros lotus cultivar Yz01 chromosome 1, ASM1463336v1, whole genome shotgun sequence genomic window carries:
- the LOC127788433 gene encoding uncharacterized protein LOC127788433 — protein MGSLFIFFIFSLVLFASGLHVHARPNPQSLPMAKSNAANCHTPTKVIADDSAMRRPFVRDFESIPKASIYDDNAKLTKERSFAEGKSFVKDFEPIPNLSVYGDNAKLMAHKSPTSEGHFVRDFESIPNASMDGNDAKLKAHKSPTSEGHFVRDFEPIPNLSVYDDDAKLAAHKSPTLEKSFVRDFEPIPNLSVYDDDDKLTVQKSPTSRKPFVRDFDPIPNASVYDDDAKLKTHKSPTSEVPFVRDFEPIPNLSVYDDDAKLAAHKSPILKKPFVRDFEPIPNLSVYDDNGKLTAHKSPTSRKSFVRDFEPIPNASSTPV, from the exons ATGGgatctcttttcattttcttcatcttctcacTTGTTCTG TTTGCGAGCGGTCTCCATGTTCATGCCAGACCAAACCCGCAGTCACTGCCCATGGCTAAGAGCAACGCCGCCAATTGTCACACACCGACGAAAGTCATAGCTGATGATTCTGCAATGAGGAGGCCTTTTGTGAGAGATTTTGAGTCAATACCCAAGGCATCGATTTATGATGACAAtgcaaaattaacaaaagaaagatCTTTTGCAGAGGGGAAGTCTtttgtaaaagattttgaacCAATACCCAACTTATCGGTGTATGGTGATAATGCTAAACTAATGGCACATAAATCTCCCACATCAGAAGGGCATTTTGTGAGAGATTTTGAGTCAATACCCAACGCATCGATGGACGGCAACGACGCTAAACTAAAGGCACATAAATCTCCCACATCAGAAGGGCATTTTGTGAGAGATTTTGAGCCAATACCTAATCTATCGGTGTATGACGACGACGCTAAACTAGCAGCACATAAATCTCCCACACTGGAAAAGTCTTTTGTGAGAGATTTTGAACCAATACCCAACCTATCGGTGTACGACGACGACGATAAACTAACGGTACAGAAATCTCCCACATCAAGAAAGCCATTTGTGAGAGATTTTGATCCAATACCCAACGCATCAGTGTACGACGACGACGCTAAACTAAAGACACATAAATCTCCCACATCGGAAGTGCCTTTTGTGAGAGATTTTGAGCCAATACCTAACCTATCGGTGTACGATGATGACGCTAAACTAGCAGCACATAAATCTCCCATACTGAAAAAGCCTTTTGTGAGAGATTTTGAGCCAATACCCAACCTATCGGTGTACGACGACAACGGTAAACTAACGGCACATAAATCTCCCACATCAAGAAAGTCATTTGTGAGAGATTTTGAGCCAATACCCAATGCATCGAGCACGCCAGtctaa
- the LOC127788473 gene encoding uncharacterized protein LOC127788473 isoform X3, translating into MKFLSAFFLIFLVTMASAARKDPAEYWNRRMKGEAMPKAIEELVHGDPAPLSQKWKSSSSESINMGQFNTDFDTKPVRIIYHVTHAPHHKVLQPFLRDLKLMGHGETEPEGKK; encoded by the coding sequence GTCACCATGGCTAGTGCCGCGAGGAAAGATCCGGCAGAGTACTGGAACAGAAGAATGAAAGGCGAAGCCATGCCGAAAGCGATCGAAGAACTCGTCCATGGAGATCCAGCGCCTCTCTCTCAGAAGTGGAAATCGTCATCTTCAGAGAGCATAAACATGGGCCAATTCAACACGGACTTTGACACCAAGCCTGTTCGGATAATCTATCACGTCACCCATGCTCCCCATCACAAAGTGCTCCAGCCTTTTCTCAGGGACTTGAAGCTCATGGGACATGGAGAAACCGAGCCggaaggaaagaaataa
- the LOC127788473 gene encoding uncharacterized protein LOC127788473 isoform X1, giving the protein MKFLSAFFLILLVTMASAARKDPAEYWNRRMKGEAMPKAIEELVHGDPAPLSQKWKSSSSESINMGQFNTDFDTKPVRIIYHVTHAPHHKVLQPFLRDLKLMGHGETEPEGKK; this is encoded by the exons ATGAAGTTTCTATCTGctttcttccttattttattG GTCACCATGGCTAGTGCCGCGAGGAAAGATCCGGCAGAGTACTGGAACAGAAGAATGAAAGGCGAAGCCATGCCGAAAGCGATCGAAGAACTCGTCCATGGAGATCCAGCGCCTCTCTCTCAGAAGTGGAAATCGTCATCTTCAGAGAGCATAAACATGGGCCAATTCAACACGGACTTTGACACCAAGCCTGTTCGGATAATCTATCACGTCACCCATGCTCCCCATCACAAAGTGCTCCAGCCTTTTCTCAGGGACTTGAAGCTCATGGGACATGGAGAAACCGAGCCggaaggaaagaaataa